TTACGCCGGGAGCAGTGCTGCACCGGCATGGAAACGGTATAGATCAGGAGAGGCTGCGCTCCTCTTTGCAGATGGTACAGACCAGCAGTCCTCCATATCCGCTGCTTTTATCGCTGGATGCGGCAAGAAAGCAGATGGCCTTATACGGCCAACAGGTAGCGGGTGAAATGCTGGCTCAGGCCCAGAAGCTGCGCCGGCAGCTGGCAGATAGCCTGCCGCTTTTGACGCCAGGTGATGTGGAAGGCCTGGGATTTTCCCTGGACCTTACGCGCCTTACTGTGCTCACAGGGGAGATGGGTTGCTGTGGCAGGCAAGCAGCAGCTCTGTTGGCAGGTATGGGCATAGATGTGGAGTTTGGGCAGCCCGGGCACCTGTTGGCAATAATGGGCCCCGGCTTCTGCCCACCGGAAAATGTGGAGCTGGCAGAACAAATTATTGCCACCCTGGACAAGTGCACTCCCGGAAAAAAGGTACCGCCTCTGCCCGAGCCGCAGCAGGCCATGGCACCCGGCGAAGCCTTTTTTGCACCGGCATGTTTTTTGACTGCCGCTGAGGCGGTGGGGTATATTTCGGCGGGAACGGTGGTTAGCTACCCCCCCGGGGTGCCGCTGTTGGCACCGGGGGAAGTGGTGACACCGGATGTGGCCTCATATATCAAGGATGCCTGTGCCGCAGGAATAAGCTTTCGTGGACTGGACAACGCAGGCCGGCTCAGGCTTGTTAAACAAGAGGTGGGACGATGAAAAAAGGATTTTTTATAACCCTGGAGGGGCCCGACGGCGCCGGGAAAACAACACAGTTGACCCGTCTGGCCGACGCTGCCCGGCAAATGGGAATCCAGGTGGTATGTACCCGGGAACCGGGGGGGACACCGGTGGGAGATGCTGTCCGCAGGATTTTACTTGACACTGCCTATAGCGAAATGGTTCCCCTGACGGAAGTATTTCTTTATGCTGCAGCGCGGGCTCAGCTTTTTCACCAGGTGATTGGCCCGGCCCTCAAGCAGGGTCAGTTGGTCTTGTGCGACCGCTTTATTGACTCCACACTGGCCTATCAGTCCTATGGCGGTGAAATGGATTTCTCTTTTGTGCTGGAAACAAATCTGCAGGCGGTGAGCCACCGGTTGCCCGACTTAACTTTTGTGCTGGACATTGATCCCTCGGTGGGGGTAGAGCGGCGGGGGTCAGGGACCGCCGATCGGGTGGAGCAAAAAGCACTTTCTTTTCACCACCGGGTCCGGGACGGTTTTTTGTCCCTGGCGGATAAGTTTCCGGAGCGAATTAAGGTGGTAAAGGGCACCCAAAGCGAGGATGAGGTGTTTGCAGTAATATGGAATCAGGTGGCTCCTCTTTTGGAGAAGCTGCGTTAGTGTTAATTTTTGTGGTATAATAACATTTATGAGGTTATCTATGAAGTGGGACGAAGTTTCAGGAAGTGAAAAAATTACCCGTGTATTACAGGCAGCGGTACAAGCGGACCGCATTGCCCATGCCTATTTATTTTGCGGTGCCGACGAGGCGGCGATAAAGAAGCTGGCTGCAGTTTTTGCCGCGTCGCTTCTGTGTGAGACAAAGGAGCCCTGCGGCATTTGTGCCCATTGCAAAAAGGCAGCTAACCGTTCACACCCGGATCTGCACTGGGTTGACCCTGAAGGTAAATCATTGAAGATTGAGCAGGTGCGCTCTCTGAAGCGAAAGGCTTATCTTCTGCCCCATGAAGCCAGGTATCAGGTTTTTATTCTCACCGATGCCGGGCAGCTTACCACCGAGGGTGCCAACAGTCTGTTGAAGGTGTTGGAAGAGCCGCCCCCTGCCTCCGTCTTTATCCTGCTGGCAAAAAATCCCGCCATGCTGCTGCCCACCGTGGTATCACGCTGTCAGGTATTTTCTTTGCAGGGTGGCGGCGAGCAAAGCATCCCAGCTTTGAACCACCAGGCCGTAGAACTGCTTGAGGTTTTAAAAAATAACGGTGGCATAAATGATCTGCTGGACCGCTTGGCGGAAAATGAGGAGTTAACGGATTTTTGTGATACACTGCTGCTTACTTTGCGTGATTTACTGATTTTACAGACAACTGGCCAGCAAAGCCTGCTTACCCAGGGCCGGGATGAAGGGTTGCTGCAACCGTTTTTATCTGTGTGGCCTGCCGAAGATATCCGGGAAGCGCTGGCAGTCCTGTTAAAACTGCAGAAGGATTTACAAAGCCCGGTCAATGTGCGGTTGGCACTGGAAGGCGCATTGCGCAGGCTAAAGGAGGTTTTTGGAAATGCAGACCGTTGTGGGTATCCGCTTTAAGAAAGCGGGAAAAATTTATTACTTTGATCCCGGTGATAACGACGTGACGCCGGGCAAGTTTGCCATTGTAGAAACATCCCGCGGGATGGAGTTTGGTGAGGTGGTGGTGGCACCTAAGCAAGTCCCCGACGATGAAGTGATACCGCCGCTGAAGAAAGTAGTTCGCATCGCTTCAGACGAAGATTGCCAGAAAATCCTGGAAAACAGGCAAAAAGAAGAAGAGGCCTTTGCTATGGGGCTGGAAAAAATCCAGGAGCATGGCCTCGATATGAAGCTGGTTGATGTGGAATACACATTTGACCGCTCCAAGGTTATTTTTTATTTTACGGCGGACGGCCGGGTGGATTTCCGCGAGCTGGTCAAAGACTTGGCTGCGGTCTTTAGAACCCGCATTGAGCTGCGGCAAATCGGTGTTCGTGACGAAGCGAAAATGATTGGTGGGTTGGGGCCATGCGGCCGCGTTCTTTGCTGTCATACCTTTTTGGGTGAATTTGAACCGGTGTCAATTCGGATGGCCAAGGACCAGAACCTTTCCCTTAACCCCACAAAGATTTCAGGAGTGTGCGGACGCCTGATGTGCTGCCTGCGTTACGAATCCGACACCTATGAGCAAAACCGGGCTGCGGCAAAAGCGGAGGAAAATAAGCCCGCTGGGGATGAGCCCGCCGATTCCAAGGAATAACTGTATATTAGGTAGGGTTACCGGCAAGGGGCTGCAGATTGGAATGGGTCCTTATGCCGCCAAGCCCGGACGGCACCAGGGTGAGGCTGGTCCGGTTTTCACCAATGGACTGCAGGATAATTTCCCTGGCCCGGTCTAAGACCGGCCCTCCCAATAATAAAATCAGATCTTCTTCACAGGCGTGGGAGAGGATACTTTCCACCGCATCGGGAAGATCGGGAAAATAGGCTGCCTCCGTTTTGCTCTCTTTTAACTCTGTGAGAAATGTTTTTTCTTCACTGACCCGGACCTGATATTTGTGTTTGGTATGGTACATACTGCGGGTTACAATAAGTTGAGAGCCGGGCGATTGCTGCAGCCAGTGGGCCAGCTCCCTGGCATTGCAACGATTGATGGTCTGACCGCCTTTTCCGTAAATGCCGTGCAGAACAAGGGTGCGCCGTTTCCCCAAGAGCTTTGCCCCGGCCAAGGCGGCCCTGATGGCCGCCGGGTTACGTGCTCCATCGTCTAATACCAAAGCTTTGTCAACAGATATGATTTCCATATTACGGCGAATGCCGGGAAAGCGGCCCAGCGCCCGGGCTATGGACTCCAGATCCACATCCAGCAGCAAGGCCAGCGTTGCCGCCAGCAGGGCATTATAAATATTCTGCTCGCCCAGCATGGGTAGGTGCACCTTGGTCGTCTGGGGGGAAATAACCCGGTTTGAAAAGGTAGGTATGTCAGTGTTTACAGATAATTCAAAGACCGATGAAAAATTTTTGGTACGGATATTTTTGGCCACAATCATGGCATTAGGGTAATGGAGGGCAAAGGTGATGGTGTCCAATCCACCGTCGCCGGCTAAGGTTAAGGACCGCGGGTCGTCGGCATTTAGCACCGCTTTTGCGCTTGGGGGCAGTTGGTTAAAAAATTCCGATTTAAGTTCATGGTAGCGCTCCTGAGTACCGCAGGCGGGTAAATGGTCCACCGTCAGATTGGTGAGTGCGGCACATTGAAAGATTTCGCCTTTGACCTGCCGCTGTCGCAGAGCTTCCACCGGCACCTCCGCCAGTAAGGGCCGGCTGCCTGTTGTGTTATTTTTCACAAGCTTAGTGAATGATGCCGGTCCTTTCCAGCTCTCCAGCATAGCAGGTTTATTACCGCACTGCTCCAGAATGGAGTTAAGCATCAGAATGGTGCTGGTTTTTCCGCTACTTCCCGTAACGCCAATGAGAGGACGTGCAAAAGTATTATTCATATGAAAGCTCCTTTTGTTGGGCGATATGGAATCGGCTATAGTGTTTGTGAACCGTTGCATCTTTATGTATTAGGCTAGGTTTGGAGTGAGTGTAGATGAGTCTGGGCACCTTATATATTTGCCCCACACCGCTGGGGAATCTGGATGACATTACGCTGCGGGTTTTGCAGGTACTGCGTTCTGTGGATAAAATTGCCGCCGAGGATACGCGCCATACCAGAAAGCTCCTCAGTCATTTTGAAATCCGTGCAGTTCTCACCAGCTACCACGAGCATAATAAGCAAAAAAAAACACCGGTTTTAATTGACTGGCTGCTCTCCGGCCTGGATATAGCACTGGTCAGCGATGCGGGAACGCCGGGAATCGCCGACCCCGGTGAGGAGTTGGTAAAAGAAGCGATAGCGCATGAAATACCCATTGTGCCATTGCCGGGCCCCGTTGCTGTTATTACCGCCCTGGTAGCTTCAGGTTTGCCTGCTTCGCCTTGTACGTTTTATGGTTTCTTGCCTGTGCGGGGAAGCAAAAGAAAAGAGACGCTGGACAAAATCGCACGTGAAGATAAGACGGTTATCTTTTACGAAGCTCCTCATCGGCTGGTAAAAACGCTGCAGGCTTTAGAAGAGCGGCAGCCCGGACGACCGGCGGTGGTGGCCCGGGAATTAACCAAACTGCATGAGGAATTTAAGCGCGGCTCACTGGAGGAAATTCTGGCATACTATCGGGAGAATTCGCCGCGTGGAGAATGTACCGTACTGCTGGCACCGGCAGAGCCTGAAGTATTACAAACAGAAGATCCCCTGGAGTTGCTGGAGAAATTAATGTCCGCCGGCCTTAATAAAAAGGAAGCTATGCGTCAGGTCAGCCAGACACTGGATATTTCCCGCAATGAGCTCTACAGCTTAATATTACAAAAAAAATAAGGGCAGCTAGCTGCCCTTATTCCTTTTCTTCTCCGGCCATTTCTTTTACGCAGTCTTCGCAGACAATCCGGCCCTTGTGGTGCTTAACATGGTCGGCATTGCCGCAAAACAAACATGCCGGCTCATATTTTTTGAGGATGATTTTTTCACTGTCCACATATATCTCCAGTGAATCTTTAATATCAATCCCTAAAGTCCTTCTTAATTCAATGGGAATAACTACACGGCCCAATTCATCTACTTTACGTACAATCCCCGTTGATTTCAACAACAATTCCCCCTGTTCAACATAGTTCGACATGATTTCGACATTGCCATTATACCAGCAATTCCCATAATAAACAAGTATTATTTTATTAAATTCCTGAAATTTACTAGCTTTTCCGTGGAGGGACGGTACACTTGCCCAGAGTACCCTATCTTTGGTATAATATACAGACGTTATAGAACCCCTTGGATATAAAGAGGAGAGATAGATATGCAAAAAAAATCGTTTTATATTACTACTCCCATCTACTACCCCAGTGACAAGCTACATATCGGCCATTCTTATACAACGGTTGCAGCTGATGCCATGGCCCGTTTTAAAAGGCTGACGGGGCACCAGGCTTATTTTCTCACCGGTACAGATGAACACGGCCAGAAAATCGAGCGACGGGCACAGGAAGCGGGTAAAGAGCCGCAGGAGTTTGTGGATGAAATAGTAGATTGGATTAAAAAGCTGTGGACAGTGCTGGATATCTCCTACGATGATTTTATCCGCACCACCGAACAGCGGCATAAAGATTCGGTTCAGAAAATTTTTACTAAGTTTTACGAACAGGGTGATATTTACAAGTCCAAATATGAAGGATGGTACTGCACTCCCTGTGAAGCTTTTTGGACAGAGCGTCAGGTGGAGGAAGGAAACTGCCCCGACTGTAAGCGGCCGGTGGAATTGGTGGCCGAGGAAAGCTACTTCTTTAAGATGTCCAAATATGCTGATCGTCTCATTGAACATATTGAGAACAATCCGGAATTCATTCAGCCTGCATCCCGAAAAAACGAGATGATTAATAATTTCCTAAAGCCGGGCCTGGAGGATTTATGTGTTTCCCGCACCACCTTTAAGTGGGGGATTCCCGTTCCTTTTGACCCCGATCATGTTATTTATGTCTGGCTTGACGCTTTAAGCAACTACATCACCGCTTTAGGCTACCTCTCAGAAGATGACAGCAAAATGAAAGCTTTCTGGCCCGCCGATGTGCAGCTAATCGGCAAGGAAATTGTGCGCTTCCATACCATTTACTGGCCAATTTTTCTCATGGCTCTCGGTTTGGAGCTACCTAAACAGGTTTTTGGCCATGGTTGGCTGCTTCTGGAAGAGGGCAAAATGTCCAAGTCCAAAGGAAACGTCATTGATCCCGAAGTGTTGGTGGAGCGCTATGGTTCTGATGCCATCCGCTATTTTCTCTTGCGGGAAATTCCTTTTGGAGCCGACGGCCATTTCAGCGAAGAGGCCTTGATTCAGCGGCTTAATTTTGACCTGGCCAACGACCTGGGCAACTTGCTCAACCGGACACTGGCCATGCTGAATAAATATTACCAAGGTAAAGTCCCCACACCCTCCTTGGATGAAGCCATTGATGAGGAACTAAAAAGCATGGCGCTGGATTTGCCGCAGAAAATGACGGAGCGCATGGACCAACTGCTGTTTTCCAATGCTCTCTCGGAGCTGTGGAAATTTATTGCCCGCGCCAATAAATACATTGACGAGACGGCACCGTGGACGCTGGCCAAAGAAGGTAACCAACAGCGTCTGGCCACGGTAATGTACAACTTACTGGAAAGTATTCGCATTGTTTCCGTGTTACTGTTACCTTTCATGCCCCGGACACCGGAGCGTATTTGGCAGCAGTTGGGGATTGCCCATGAAGGCAAGATCCATACCTGGGACAGCATACAAGAGTTCGGTGCGCTGCCCGCCGGTGCCCAGACTAAAGCGGCGGAGGTTTTGTTCCCCCGCCTGGAATTAACTGCAGAGGGAGGCGGTCCGGTACGTCAGGCTACCAAAAAGGATAAGCCTGCCCCGGCCCCCAAGGAGGATAAAAAGAAAATGGCAGAAAAAGATGGTTTAATCACCATTGACGATTTTGCCCGGGTTGATCTGCGCATAGCAGAGGTAAAAACCGCAGAGAAAGTGGAAGGCGCTGATAAGCTATTGAAACTCACCGTCAGCCTGGGTGAACAAGAGCGCCAGGTGGTGGCTGGTATTGCCCAGCATTACGGACCGGAAACCCTAACCGGCAAACAGGTTCTTTTTGTAGCTAACTTAAAGCCTGTTAAATTACGGGGAATTCGCTCCGAAGGGATGCTTCTGGCCGCCTCAGACAGCGAAGGCAAGCTGGTGCTTGTGGGCCCGCAGGACTCCATTGCCGCCGGGAGCAAAGTTAAGTAGGCATGCTTATTGACACCCATGCCCATCTAAACGATAAACGATTCAGTGATGATTTGCCCTCAGTGTTAGAGCGGGCCAAAGCGGCGGGAGTGGAAATCATCATTAATGTGGGGTATGATTTGGCGTCTTCCGAAAATTCCTTGAAGTTTTCGGACAGATTCCCGCAGATGTATGCAGCGGTCGGCATTCATCCCCACGAAGCGGCACAAACACCTAAGGGCAGTTTAGAAGGATTAAGGAGGTTGGCCGTAGAAAATAAAGTGGTAGCCCTGGGAGAAATGGGCTTGGATTACTACTACGACCACTCCCCCCGGCCGGTTCAGCAGGAAATGTTTCGCCGGCAGATCAGGCTGGCTCTGGAATTGGACTTGCCGGTGATTGTCCATGACCGGGATGCTCACCATGATGTTTTAACCATCCTGCGTGAGGAAGGGGCCGTTAAGGGGGTAATGCACTGCTTCTCCGGTGATGTAGCCTTTGCCCGGCAGTGTCTGGACCTGGGGTTTTATCTGTCGCTGGCGGGGCCGGTGACCTTTAAAAATGCCAAAGATTTGGCGGCGGTGGCCCGGGAAGTTCCGCTGGAGCGGCTGTTGTTGGAGACGGATGCGCCTTATCTGGCACCGGTTCCCTACCGGGGCAAGCGCAATGAACCGGCTCATGTGGCGGTGGTGGCGCAAAAGGTGGCAGAAATCCGGGAAACTGATGTGGCTTCAATAGCCAGGCAAACCACGGAAAATGCCAAACGCCTTTTTAATTTACCAAAATTAGGAGAATAGTCATAATTACAGAAAAAAGAGCTATAAATATACACTAGGCACAAATATCTTAAGAAAGTGAGTGATGTGCATGACCCTTCCCGGCTTGTGTTCCAGATTTTCAGGCACACGGACCGTGGGAAAGGGAATCGTACTTGTCTTCCTGCTGGTCGCGTTATTCCTGGTGGTTTATCCCCAGGTTACCGTAAAAAATGTAACGTTGGTTGTGGACGGGGAAGCGGAAGTTATTGCTACCCGTGCCGGAAATGTGGGTGAGGTTCTGGAAGAGCAAGGACTTTATGTCCGAGGTAACGATATCCTTGAGCCCCAAGAAGAAACATCTTTGGTAAACGAGATGGAAATCATCCTGCAAAGAGCAGTGCCTGTCTTTGTAGAGGTTGATGGAGAAACCCGTCTGGTGTATTCTGCAGCAGACAACGTGGAAAGTCTCCTTGGCGAGGT
This Dethiobacter alkaliphilus AHT 1 DNA region includes the following protein-coding sequences:
- a CDS encoding aminotransferase class I/II-fold pyridoxal phosphate-dependent enzyme, with amino-acid sequence MEQNQLPLWQALQKHTAKKQAWLHVPGHGGGPGLPPEVRERLGSVARYDLTELSGLDDLFAPREAIFQAQQLAAELWQAEESFFLVNGSSAGVQAMLMATCGRGDIVLVPRNAHGSFYHGLILCGATPRFLPVAEYKSVPLNITADALQQGFANYPEAKAVFLTSPNYYGVCADMAGIYEVVRQHNALLLLDEAHGAHLGFHSGFPQNRGHLADLRVQSWHKTLGALTPGAVLHRHGNGIDQERLRSSLQMVQTSSPPYPLLLSLDAARKQMALYGQQVAGEMLAQAQKLRRQLADSLPLLTPGDVEGLGFSLDLTRLTVLTGEMGCCGRQAAALLAGMGIDVEFGQPGHLLAIMGPGFCPPENVELAEQIIATLDKCTPGKKVPPLPEPQQAMAPGEAFFAPACFLTAAEAVGYISAGTVVSYPPGVPLLAPGEVVTPDVASYIKDACAAGISFRGLDNAGRLRLVKQEVGR
- the tmk gene encoding dTMP kinase encodes the protein MKKGFFITLEGPDGAGKTTQLTRLADAARQMGIQVVCTREPGGTPVGDAVRRILLDTAYSEMVPLTEVFLYAAARAQLFHQVIGPALKQGQLVLCDRFIDSTLAYQSYGGEMDFSFVLETNLQAVSHRLPDLTFVLDIDPSVGVERRGSGTADRVEQKALSFHHRVRDGFLSLADKFPERIKVVKGTQSEDEVFAVIWNQVAPLLEKLR
- a CDS encoding DNA polymerase III subunit yields the protein MKWDEVSGSEKITRVLQAAVQADRIAHAYLFCGADEAAIKKLAAVFAASLLCETKEPCGICAHCKKAANRSHPDLHWVDPEGKSLKIEQVRSLKRKAYLLPHEARYQVFILTDAGQLTTEGANSLLKVLEEPPPASVFILLAKNPAMLLPTVVSRCQVFSLQGGGEQSIPALNHQAVELLEVLKNNGGINDLLDRLAENEELTDFCDTLLLTLRDLLILQTTGQQSLLTQGRDEGLLQPFLSVWPAEDIREALAVLLKLQKDLQSPVNVRLALEGALRRLKEVFGNADRCGYPL
- a CDS encoding PSP1 domain-containing protein, whose product is MQTVVGIRFKKAGKIYYFDPGDNDVTPGKFAIVETSRGMEFGEVVVAPKQVPDDEVIPPLKKVVRIASDEDCQKILENRQKEEEAFAMGLEKIQEHGLDMKLVDVEYTFDRSKVIFYFTADGRVDFRELVKDLAAVFRTRIELRQIGVRDEAKMIGGLGPCGRVLCCHTFLGEFEPVSIRMAKDQNLSLNPTKISGVCGRLMCCLRYESDTYEQNRAAAKAEENKPAGDEPADSKE
- a CDS encoding Mur ligase family protein; its protein translation is MNNTFARPLIGVTGSSGKTSTILMLNSILEQCGNKPAMLESWKGPASFTKLVKNNTTGSRPLLAEVPVEALRQRQVKGEIFQCAALTNLTVDHLPACGTQERYHELKSEFFNQLPPSAKAVLNADDPRSLTLAGDGGLDTITFALHYPNAMIVAKNIRTKNFSSVFELSVNTDIPTFSNRVISPQTTKVHLPMLGEQNIYNALLAATLALLLDVDLESIARALGRFPGIRRNMEIISVDKALVLDDGARNPAAIRAALAGAKLLGKRRTLVLHGIYGKGGQTINRCNARELAHWLQQSPGSQLIVTRSMYHTKHKYQVRVSEEKTFLTELKESKTEAAYFPDLPDAVESILSHACEEDLILLLGGPVLDRAREIILQSIGENRTSLTLVPSGLGGIRTHSNLQPLAGNPT
- the rsmI gene encoding 16S rRNA (cytidine(1402)-2'-O)-methyltransferase, giving the protein MSLGTLYICPTPLGNLDDITLRVLQVLRSVDKIAAEDTRHTRKLLSHFEIRAVLTSYHEHNKQKKTPVLIDWLLSGLDIALVSDAGTPGIADPGEELVKEAIAHEIPIVPLPGPVAVITALVASGLPASPCTFYGFLPVRGSKRKETLDKIAREDKTVIFYEAPHRLVKTLQALEERQPGRPAVVARELTKLHEEFKRGSLEEILAYYRENSPRGECTVLLAPAEPEVLQTEDPLELLEKLMSAGLNKKEAMRQVSQTLDISRNELYSLILQKK
- a CDS encoding AbrB/MazE/SpoVT family DNA-binding domain-containing protein, producing the protein MLKSTGIVRKVDELGRVVIPIELRRTLGIDIKDSLEIYVDSEKIILKKYEPACLFCGNADHVKHHKGRIVCEDCVKEMAGEEKE
- the metG gene encoding methionine--tRNA ligase; translated protein: MQKKSFYITTPIYYPSDKLHIGHSYTTVAADAMARFKRLTGHQAYFLTGTDEHGQKIERRAQEAGKEPQEFVDEIVDWIKKLWTVLDISYDDFIRTTEQRHKDSVQKIFTKFYEQGDIYKSKYEGWYCTPCEAFWTERQVEEGNCPDCKRPVELVAEESYFFKMSKYADRLIEHIENNPEFIQPASRKNEMINNFLKPGLEDLCVSRTTFKWGIPVPFDPDHVIYVWLDALSNYITALGYLSEDDSKMKAFWPADVQLIGKEIVRFHTIYWPIFLMALGLELPKQVFGHGWLLLEEGKMSKSKGNVIDPEVLVERYGSDAIRYFLLREIPFGADGHFSEEALIQRLNFDLANDLGNLLNRTLAMLNKYYQGKVPTPSLDEAIDEELKSMALDLPQKMTERMDQLLFSNALSELWKFIARANKYIDETAPWTLAKEGNQQRLATVMYNLLESIRIVSVLLLPFMPRTPERIWQQLGIAHEGKIHTWDSIQEFGALPAGAQTKAAEVLFPRLELTAEGGGPVRQATKKDKPAPAPKEDKKKMAEKDGLITIDDFARVDLRIAEVKTAEKVEGADKLLKLTVSLGEQERQVVAGIAQHYGPETLTGKQVLFVANLKPVKLRGIRSEGMLLAASDSEGKLVLVGPQDSIAAGSKVK
- a CDS encoding TatD family hydrolase is translated as MLIDTHAHLNDKRFSDDLPSVLERAKAAGVEIIINVGYDLASSENSLKFSDRFPQMYAAVGIHPHEAAQTPKGSLEGLRRLAVENKVVALGEMGLDYYYDHSPRPVQQEMFRRQIRLALELDLPVIVHDRDAHHDVLTILREEGAVKGVMHCFSGDVAFARQCLDLGFYLSLAGPVTFKNAKDLAAVAREVPLERLLLETDAPYLAPVPYRGKRNEPAHVAVVAQKVAEIRETDVASIARQTTENAKRLFNLPKLGE